The genomic interval GCGTAGCTTACGTTGAACCTTCCAGAAGACCAACAGACGGAAGATACGGAGAAAACCCCAACAGGCTTCAGCATTATTACCAGTACCAGGTCATCATCCAGCCGACGCCCGACAACATCCAGGAGATGTATATCGAAAGCCTGAAGGTTCTCGGCATCGATCCGGCGGAGCATGATATCCGCTTTGTCGAGGACGACTGGGAAAACCCGACGACCGGCGCCTGGGGGCTTGGCTGGGAGGTCTGGCTTGACGGCATGGAGGTCACTCAGTTCACCTACTTCCAGCAGATGGGTTCGCTTGACATGGATGTCGTGCCCGCGGAGCTCACCTACGGTCTCGAAAGGATCGCGATGTTCGTCCAAAAGGTCGACAACGTTTACGACCTGCAGTGGGTTGGCGAGATCAAATACGGCGACGTTCACCACAAGGGTGAGGTCGAAAATTCGACATACAACTTTGAGATCGCCGACACGGAGATGCTTTTCAATCTATTCAACAAATACGAGGCGGAGTCGAAGCGCGTGCTTGAGGCAGGGCTTGTGCTTCCCGCCTACGATTACGTCCTTAAATGTTCGCATTCCTTCAACCTGCTCGACGCGAGAAACGCCATCAGCGTCACCGAGAGGACCGGCTATATAGGCCGCGTTAGAAACCTCGCCTCCGCCTGCTGCCAGGCATACGTCAAGCAGCGCGAGGAGATGGGGCACCCGCTGATGGGAAGATTTGACAAATACGAAAAAGGAGGCGTCCGCTGATGTCCGACCTTCTCTTTGAAATAGGAACCGAAGAAATACCCGCGAGGTTTATGCCGAAGACGCTCGCCGACCTCGTCCAGTACGCGGAAGAGGAGCTCTCCGGAGCGCATATACCGCACGGCGGGATCAAGTCGGAGTGCACGCCGCGCCGCCTCGTTATCACAGTAAAGGATCTCTCCGACCATCAGGAGGATTCCGTAGAGGTCTCAAAGGGGCCGATGAAGGCGCAGGCCTTCGACGCCGAGGGCAACCCCACAAAGGCGGCGCAGGGTTTCGCGCGCAGCAAAGGGGTCGAGGTCTCAGAGCTTAAAGTTGAGACCATAGGCGGCGCGGAGTACGTCGTGGCCGAGAAGCGCACCAGCGGGCAGCCGACGATGGAGGTCCTGCCCCAGCTCCTTGAAAAGATCATCCATCGCCTCTCATTCCCGAAGAGCATGTACTGGGCCGACAAGACGGTGCGTTTCGCGCGTCCCGTGCGCTGGCTCGTGGCGCTCTACGGCGACCGTCCCGTCGATATATCATTCGGCGGCGTAAAGAGCGGTACCGCCTCCAGGGGCCACCGCTTCATGGGGAGCGAGTCCGTGCCGGTGAAAGACGCCGCCTCCTACGCGGCGGCGATGCGTGAAAATTTTGTCGTCACCGATCCTGAGGAACGCAAGGCGATGATACTCGCCGGCGTCGCCGAGATCGAAAAGGAGCTTGGCGCGAAGGTCACCGTCGATCCCGAGCTGCTTGAGGAAAACGTACATCTCAACGAATACCCGATACCCTTTTACGGCAGCTTTGACAAGGAGTTTCTCGACATCCCCGCCGAGGTGCTCATCCTCTCGATGGCCAAAAACCAGCGTTACTTCCCGGTCCATGACGCGAACGGCAAACTGATGGCCAACTTCATCGGCGTCAGCAACAACCGCGCGAAAGATATGAACGTCGTGCGGGAGGGCAACGAGCGCGTTCTGCGCGCGCGTCTCTACGACGCGGCCTTCTTCTGGAAAGAGGACCAGCAGAAGTCGCTCGACACCCGCGCCGAAGAGCTCAAGAACGTGACCTATCAGGAACAGCTGGGCTCCGTCTACGACAAGGTGCAGCGTATCAAGAAACTCACCCTCTGGCTTGCGGACGAGCTTAAAAGCGACGTCGACCGGACAAAGCTCGCGCGCGCCTGCGACCTCGCGAAGGCCGACCTTGTCATGAACATGGTCTACGAATTTTCCGACGTGCAGGGAGTCATGGGACGCGAATACGCGCGTAAGGCCGGAGAGCCGGAAGAGGTCGCCCTCGCGCTCTACGAACAGTACCTGCCGAGATTCGCTGGAGACGAGCTGCCCTCGCATATAGCGGGCGCGCTGCTTGGCATCGGCGAGCGTCTCGATACGCTCGCGGCGATATACAAGATAGGGCTCGAGCCTACCTCGTCGCAGGACCCCTACGGACTGCGCCGCGCGGCAAGGACCATCAACGAACTTATCTGGGGACTCTCCCTCGACATAGATATGGACAAGGCCCTCGAAATGGCGGCCGCGCAGCTTGAGCTTGCGCCGGAGCGTATAGAGAAGATGAAGGCCTTTATCGCCCTGCGCCAGCAGGTGCAGCTGCGCGAAAAGGGCTTCAGCCATGAGGCGGTGGCCCTCGCGATGCAGACCGTTCCCAGCCGTCCTTTGCAGATATACCGTCTGGCCGAGGTACTGACCAAGGCGAGCGGCGAGGCGTGGTTCGCCGAACTCATCACGGCGGCGGTGCGCGTGAAAAATCTGCTCTCCAAGTCAGGGGAAGAGGCCGGCTCCATCGATGCCGCGAAATTCACCACGGAGGCGGAAAAGAATCTCTACGGAGAACTTGGCAAGCTGACGAAAGAGGCCAAGAGCGCCGTCGAACGCTGCGAGTGGGATAAACTTGCCGCGACAATGGCGGAGTTGGCTCCGGTGATCGCCCAGTTCTTTAACGACGTGCTCGTGATGGACCCCGATCCCGCGGTGCGCGCCAACCGTATCGCGCTGCTTAAAGAATGTCAGGCTTTCTTTATGCAGATCGGAGATTTCAGTATATTGAAATAATAAGTTTTTGGCGTAAAGGGTGTTACAATAGCGGTAGTTTCTAAGAGGTAAAAAAACTGTTAAAACGCGGTAAATTGTTGCGTTGACTGTTTTTATTCTCATTTCGAGGAGGTAGTAGCATGGTTGAAGCAAAAAAGTACATTTACGACTTCAACGAAGGCAGCGCCGACATGAGGACGCTACTGGGCGGCAAAGGTGCGAACCTTGCCCAGATGTGGAAGATAGGACTTCCGGTACCGCCAGGATTCATCATTACCACCGAAGCTTGCCATAAATACTGGGAGGAAAAGGATTTCATCACCAGCATTTGGAGCGACGTTGAGGCCGCGGTGGCGAGAGTGGAAGAGCTTGCCGGGAAAAAATTCGGCTCCTCGCAGAATCCCCTCCTTGTATCGGTACGCTCCGGAGCTCCCGTCTCGATGCCGGGAATGATGGACACGATCCTCAACCTCGGACTCAACGATGATACAGTCGCCGCCCTCGCCAAATCGGCGGGCGACGAGAGATTCGCCTATGACAGCTACCGCCGTTTCATTCAGATGTTCTCCGACGTCGTCCTCGAGGTAGACCTTGACAAATTTGAGGAACGCCTCGCGCAGGCGAGAGAGAACGCCAGCGTGAAAGAGGACTACAAGATCCCCGCCGAAGAGCTCAAAAAACTCGTCGTCGACTACAAGAAGATCGTCGAAGAGGCCGGACATACATTCCCCTCAGATCCCTGGGTGCAGCTGCGTCTGGCGATAGACGCCGTCTTCCGCAGCTGGAACACGCCGCGCGCCATCACCTACCGCAAAATAAACAACATTCCCGCTGAATACGGTACGGCGGTGAACATCGTGACGATGGTATTCGGAAACCTTGGAGACGACTGCGGCACCGGCGTCTGCTTCACAAGAAGCCCATCCAACGGAGAAAACAAACTC from Cloacibacillus sp. carries:
- the glyQ gene encoding glycine--tRNA ligase subunit alpha; translated protein: MNFQEIVMRLEHFWASQGCVIQQPYDLEVGAGTMNPATTLRVLGPEPWRVAYVEPSRRPTDGRYGENPNRLQHYYQYQVIIQPTPDNIQEMYIESLKVLGIDPAEHDIRFVEDDWENPTTGAWGLGWEVWLDGMEVTQFTYFQQMGSLDMDVVPAELTYGLERIAMFVQKVDNVYDLQWVGEIKYGDVHHKGEVENSTYNFEIADTEMLFNLFNKYEAESKRVLEAGLVLPAYDYVLKCSHSFNLLDARNAISVTERTGYIGRVRNLASACCQAYVKQREEMGHPLMGRFDKYEKGGVR
- the glyS gene encoding glycine--tRNA ligase subunit beta encodes the protein MSDLLFEIGTEEIPARFMPKTLADLVQYAEEELSGAHIPHGGIKSECTPRRLVITVKDLSDHQEDSVEVSKGPMKAQAFDAEGNPTKAAQGFARSKGVEVSELKVETIGGAEYVVAEKRTSGQPTMEVLPQLLEKIIHRLSFPKSMYWADKTVRFARPVRWLVALYGDRPVDISFGGVKSGTASRGHRFMGSESVPVKDAASYAAAMRENFVVTDPEERKAMILAGVAEIEKELGAKVTVDPELLEENVHLNEYPIPFYGSFDKEFLDIPAEVLILSMAKNQRYFPVHDANGKLMANFIGVSNNRAKDMNVVREGNERVLRARLYDAAFFWKEDQQKSLDTRAEELKNVTYQEQLGSVYDKVQRIKKLTLWLADELKSDVDRTKLARACDLAKADLVMNMVYEFSDVQGVMGREYARKAGEPEEVALALYEQYLPRFAGDELPSHIAGALLGIGERLDTLAAIYKIGLEPTSSQDPYGLRRAARTINELIWGLSLDIDMDKALEMAAAQLELAPERIEKMKAFIALRQQVQLREKGFSHEAVALAMQTVPSRPLQIYRLAEVLTKASGEAWFAELITAAVRVKNLLSKSGEEAGSIDAAKFTTEAEKNLYGELGKLTKEAKSAVERCEWDKLAATMAELAPVIAQFFNDVLVMDPDPAVRANRIALLKECQAFFMQIGDFSILK